A stretch of Helicobacter pylori oki112 DNA encodes these proteins:
- a CDS encoding CCA tRNA nucleotidyltransferase, with protein sequence MFELEKELKELFDIYEKSPYELYLVGGCVRDCLMGITPKDYDLTSNALVNESKELLLKRHFRVLETGIKHGTITALKNDQSYEITTFRIEKGHIKHRKPKELVFSARLTDDLKRRDFSMNAIAYSPTKGIIDPFKGQNAIRNQTIECVGEARLRFFEDALRILRSLRFSATLGFKIAPSTKEAVFACKDLLKHLSKERLQSELNKLLMGKNAYEVAKEYQEILELVIQEKIENLGFLKNAPFNLELRLLGFFKHQKSLENLRYPKKTCVLFSKAKECHKAFLNIHNKTELKFLLKNYDLEPFNLALDFYALKNPKHALKIKSLLKEIFNANEPFKKEHLALKGGTLQSLGYQHQQIGEILNACLNLIIAHPKNNALEWLIEWVKDNYLPNDVINFSPIGRKN encoded by the coding sequence GTGTTTGAGTTAGAAAAAGAATTAAAAGAATTGTTTGACATTTATGAAAAATCCCCCTATGAGCTTTACTTGGTAGGGGGGTGCGTGCGCGATTGTTTGATGGGAATTACCCCAAAAGATTACGATTTGACCTCAAACGCTTTAGTCAATGAAAGCAAAGAGCTTCTTTTAAAGCGCCATTTTAGGGTGCTAGAAACCGGTATCAAACATGGCACGATCACGGCTCTTAAAAACGATCAAAGCTATGAAATTACAACCTTTAGAATTGAAAAAGGGCATATCAAACACCGAAAGCCTAAAGAATTGGTTTTTAGCGCTCGTTTGACAGACGATTTAAAGCGGCGCGATTTTAGCATGAATGCGATCGCTTATAGCCCTACAAAAGGGATTATTGATCCTTTTAAAGGGCAGAATGCGATTAGAAATCAAACGATTGAATGCGTGGGGGAAGCGCGATTGAGGTTTTTTGAAGACGCTTTAAGGATTTTAAGATCGCTGCGATTTAGCGCGACTTTAGGCTTTAAAATAGCGCCAAGCACTAAAGAAGCGGTTTTTGCGTGTAAGGATTTGTTAAAACACCTTTCTAAAGAACGCTTACAAAGTGAATTGAATAAGCTTCTTATGGGGAAAAACGCCTATGAAGTGGCTAAAGAATATCAAGAAATTTTAGAGTTGGTTATTCAAGAAAAAATAGAAAATTTAGGGTTTTTAAAAAACGCGCCTTTCAATTTGGAATTAAGATTATTGGGGTTTTTTAAGCATCAAAAAAGTTTAGAAAATTTACGCTACCCTAAAAAAACTTGTGTTTTATTTTCAAAAGCTAAAGAATGCCACAAAGCTTTTTTAAATATTCATAATAAAACAGAATTAAAATTTTTATTAAAAAACTACGATTTAGAGCCTTTTAATTTGGCTTTAGATTTTTATGCGCTCAAAAACCCCAAACACGCTTTAAAAATTAAAAGCTTGTTAAAAGAAATATTTAACGCTAACGAACCTTTTAAAAAAGAACACCTAGCCCTTAAGGGCGGGACGCTTCAAAGCTTGGGTTACCAACACCAACAAATCGGCGAAATTTTAAACGCATGCCTAAATTTAATCATCGCTCACCCTAAAAACAACGCTTTAGAGTGGCTGATTGAATGGGTTAAAGATAATTATTTACCTAATGATGTTATAAACTTTTCGCCAATAGGCAGAAAAAATTAA
- a CDS encoding YggT family protein has product MIFSTLINAIAVILSSLITIYMWVVIIYSLISFVQPNPNNPIMQILARLCEPVFYFLRSRFKLVFNGLDFAPLVVVIVLKFLDLTLIQWLFALAKSL; this is encoded by the coding sequence ATGATTTTTTCTACCCTTATTAATGCGATAGCGGTGATTTTAAGCTCGCTCATTACGATTTATATGTGGGTGGTGATCATTTATTCGCTTATCAGTTTCGTGCAGCCTAACCCCAATAACCCCATCATGCAAATCCTCGCTCGCTTGTGTGAGCCAGTGTTTTATTTTTTACGCTCTAGATTCAAGCTAGTGTTTAACGGGTTGGATTTCGCTCCTTTAGTGGTGGTCATTGTTTTGAAATTTTTAGATTTAACTCTCATCCAATGGCTTTTTGCGCTCGCCAAAAGCCTCTAA
- a CDS encoding NAD(P)-dependent oxidoreductase — MKIGWIGLGAMGTPMAARLCDAGLKVSVYNRTESKAAPLKEKGVAVYTNPIDLAAKVDLIFTMLSDKTAIDAVLVPEFWEQMSEKIVVNMSTIAPLESLSLEKTAQKHQVTYLEAPVSGSVGAAKAGALLILAAGEKEVVAQLKPILAHLGSQTFYLGKIGQGAGAKLSINSLLAQMGVAYSEAFLLAKHLGVDAEPFLQIIGQSGMNSPLFQAKKGMWLQDSYPAAFSLKLMLKDIRLANNEAEEAIQLPFLSKAQELYSQAEKSGLGEMDMAAVYHYLEKGEH; from the coding sequence ATGAAAATCGGATGGATTGGACTTGGGGCTATGGGGACTCCTATGGCGGCTCGTTTGTGCGATGCGGGTTTAAAAGTATCGGTTTATAACCGAACAGAGAGCAAAGCAGCCCCCTTAAAGGAAAAGGGCGTAGCGGTTTATACTAACCCTATAGATTTGGCCGCTAAAGTTGATCTGATTTTTACCATGCTTTCGGATAAAACGGCGATTGATGCTGTTTTAGTGCCAGAATTTTGGGAACAGATGTCTGAAAAAATCGTGGTGAATATGAGCACCATCGCTCCTTTGGAGAGCTTATCTTTAGAAAAAACCGCTCAAAAGCATCAAGTAACTTACCTTGAAGCGCCCGTTTCAGGATCGGTTGGCGCGGCCAAAGCCGGGGCTTTATTGATTTTAGCGGCAGGTGAAAAAGAAGTGGTTGCTCAACTCAAACCTATTTTGGCGCATTTAGGGAGTCAAACCTTTTATTTGGGTAAGATTGGTCAAGGGGCAGGGGCTAAATTATCCATTAATAGCCTTTTAGCTCAAATGGGGGTCGCTTATTCAGAAGCTTTTCTATTAGCCAAACATTTAGGGGTTGATGCAGAGCCATTTTTGCAAATTATTGGCCAATCTGGCATGAATTCGCCTCTCTTTCAAGCTAAAAAAGGCATGTGGCTACAAGATAGCTATCCGGCCGCTTTCAGTTTGAAGCTCATGCTCAAGGATATTCGCTTAGCCAACAATGAAGCAGAAGAGGCGATTCAATTGCCATTTTTATCCAAAGCGCAAGAGCTTTATTCTCAAGCAGAAAAATCCGGTTTAGGCGAAATGGATATGGCAGCCGTTTATCATTATTTAGAAAAAGGAGAACATTAA
- the frxA gene encoding NAD(P)H-dependent flavin oxidoreductase FrxA: protein MDREQVIALQHQRFAAKKYDPNRRISQKDWEALVEVGRLAPSSIGLEPWKMLLLKNERMKEDLKPMAWGALFGLEGASHFVIYLARKGVTYDSDYVKKVMHEVKKRDYDTNSRFAQIIKNFQENDMKLNSERSLFDWASKQTYIQMANMMMAAAMLGIDSCPIEGYDQEKVEAYLEEKGYLNTAEFGVSVMACFGYRNQEITPKTRWKTEVIYEVIE, encoded by the coding sequence ATGGACAGAGAACAAGTGATTGCTTTACAGCACCAACGATTTGCTGCAAAAAAATACGATCCTAATCGTCGTATTTCCCAAAAGGATTGGGAAGCTTTGGTTGAAGTGGGGAGATTAGCCCCTTCTTCAATCGGGCTTGAACCATGGAAAATGCTTTTATTAAAGAATGAACGCATGAAAGAAGATTTAAAACCGATGGCCTGGGGGGCGCTTTTTGGTTTAGAGGGAGCGAGCCATTTTGTCATTTATCTTGCGCGAAAAGGCGTTACTTATGACAGCGATTATGTTAAAAAAGTGATGCATGAGGTTAAAAAAAGGGATTATGACACCAATTCCAGGTTCGCTCAAATCATCAAAAATTTCCAAGAGAACGATATGAAACTCAATAGCGAACGATCTTTGTTTGATTGGGCTAGCAAGCAGACTTATATCCAAATGGCGAACATGATGATGGCAGCGGCCATGTTAGGCATTGATTCTTGCCCGATTGAAGGGTATGATCAAGAAAAAGTGGAGGCTTATTTAGAGGAAAAAGGCTATCTGAACACGGCGGAATTTGGCGTTTCGGTAATGGCTTGTTTTGGTTATCGCAACCAAGAAATCACCCCTAAAACCCGCTGGAAGACAGAAGTTATTTATGAAGTGATTGAATAA
- the queC gene encoding 7-cyano-7-deazaguanine synthase QueC produces the protein MEQEICVISFSGGQDSTTLAVWAKKRFKKVCLVGFDYAQKHSVELECAQKIASLLQLPYEIISLDFLENITHSALFKNSNDLMGHSHAQNKDLPNSFVPNRNAIFITLLHSYAQKIGASNIALGVSQADFSGYPDCKEDFIKSIEHALNLGSNTAIKILTPLMFLNKAQEFQMAKDLGVLDLVIKETHTCYQGERKILHAYGYGCDECPACQLRKKGFEEFQTKILFQ, from the coding sequence ATGGAACAAGAAATTTGCGTGATCAGTTTTAGCGGCGGGCAAGACAGCACCACTTTAGCCGTATGGGCGAAAAAGCGTTTTAAAAAAGTCTGTTTAGTGGGGTTTGATTACGCGCAAAAACACTCTGTGGAATTAGAATGCGCTCAAAAAATCGCTTCTCTTTTACAACTCCCTTATGAAATCATCTCATTAGATTTTTTAGAGAATATCACCCACTCCGCGCTTTTTAAAAACTCTAACGATTTAATGGGGCATTCGCATGCGCAAAATAAAGATTTACCCAATTCTTTTGTGCCTAATCGTAACGCTATTTTTATCACCCTTTTGCATTCTTACGCGCAAAAAATAGGGGCCAGTAACATCGCTTTAGGGGTTTCGCAAGCGGATTTTAGCGGCTATCCGGATTGTAAAGAAGATTTTATTAAAAGCATTGAGCATGCCCTAAATTTAGGATCAAACACGGCGATTAAAATCCTAACGCCTTTAATGTTTTTGAATAAAGCGCAAGAATTTCAAATGGCTAAAGATTTGGGCGTCTTGGATTTAGTCATCAAAGAAACGCACACCTGCTATCAAGGAGAGCGAAAGATTTTGCATGCCTATGGTTATGGGTGTGATGAATGCCCGGCATGCCAGTTGAGAAAAAAAGGCTTTGAAGAGTTTCAAACTAAGATTTTGTTTCAATAA
- the gltX gene encoding glutamate--tRNA ligase → MLRFAPSPTGDMHIGNLRAAIFNYIVAKQQHKPFLIRIEDTDKERNIEGKDQEILEILKLMGISWDKLVYQSHNIDYHREMAEKLLKENKAFYCYASAEFLEREKEKAKNEKRPFRYLDEWATLEKDKHHAPVVRLKAPNHAVSFNDAIKKEVRFEPDELDSFVLLRKDKSPTYNFACACDDLLYEISLIIRGEDHVSNTPKQILIQQALGSNDPIVYVHLPIILDETSGKKMSKRDEASSVKWLLNQGFLPVAIANYLITIGNKVPKEVFSLDEAIEWFDLENLSSSPAHFNLKYLKHLNHEHLKLLDDEKLLELTSIKDKNLLGLLRLFIEECGTLLELKEKISLFLEPKDIVKTYENEDFKERCLALFNALKSMDFQAYKDFESFKKEAMRLSQLKGKDFFKPLRILLTGNSHGVELPLIFPYIQSHHQEVLRLKA, encoded by the coding sequence ATGCTTCGTTTTGCGCCTTCGCCTACAGGGGATATGCACATAGGGAATTTAAGGGCAGCCATTTTCAACTACATTGTGGCCAAACAGCAACACAAACCCTTTCTCATTCGCATTGAAGACACGGACAAAGAGCGTAACATTGAAGGCAAAGATCAAGAGATTTTAGAGATTTTAAAGCTTATGGGGATAAGTTGGGACAAGCTCGTGTATCAAAGCCATAACATAGATTACCACAGAGAAATGGCAGAAAAATTACTGAAAGAAAATAAAGCATTTTATTGTTATGCGAGCGCGGAGTTTTTAGAAAGAGAAAAAGAAAAAGCCAAAAATGAAAAACGCCCTTTCAGGTATTTAGACGAATGGGCCACTTTAGAAAAAGACAAGCACCATGCCCCTGTGGTGCGTTTAAAAGCCCCAAATCATGCGGTGTCTTTCAACGATGCGATTAAAAAAGAAGTGAGATTTGAACCTGATGAATTGGATTCTTTTGTGCTTTTGAGAAAAGATAAAAGCCCTACTTATAATTTCGCTTGCGCATGCGATGATTTGCTCTATGAAATCAGTTTGATTATTAGAGGCGAAGATCATGTGAGTAACACCCCTAAACAAATTTTAATCCAGCAAGCTTTAGGCTCAAACGATCCGATTGTTTATGTGCATTTGCCCATTATTTTAGATGAAACAAGCGGTAAAAAGATGAGCAAAAGAGATGAAGCGTCCAGCGTGAAATGGCTTTTGAATCAAGGGTTTTTACCGGTTGCGATCGCAAATTACCTCATCACTATCGGTAATAAAGTGCCTAAGGAAGTTTTTAGCCTTGATGAAGCGATAGAGTGGTTTGATTTAGAAAATCTTTCCAGTTCCCCGGCTCATTTTAATTTAAAATATTTAAAACACTTAAACCACGAGCATTTAAAGCTTTTAGACGATGAAAAGCTATTAGAACTCACTTCAATAAAAGATAAAAACCTTTTAGGGCTTTTAAGATTGTTTATAGAAGAATGCGGCACGCTTTTAGAATTGAAAGAAAAAATTTCGTTGTTTTTAGAGCCAAAGGATATTGTTAAAACTTACGAGAACGAAGATTTTAAAGAGCGTTGTTTAGCGCTTTTTAACGCTCTAAAAAGCATGGATTTTCAAGCGTATAAGGATTTTGAAAGTTTTAAAAAGGAAGCCATGCGATTAAGCCAGCTTAAGGGTAAGGATTTTTTCAAACCTTTGCGCATCCTTTTAACCGGGAACTCGCATGGCGTTGAATTGCCTTTGATTTTCCCCTATATCCAAAGCCATCATCAAGAAGTTTTAAGGCTCAAAGCATGA
- the oipA gene encoding outer inflammatory protein OipA, which produces MKKALLLTLSLSFWLHAERNGFYLGLNFAEGSYIKGQGSIGEKASAENALNEAINNAKNSLFPQQNTKAIRDAQNALNKVKDSTKIANRFAGNGGSGGLFNELSFGYKYFLGKKRIIGFRHSLFFGYQLGGVGSVPGSGLIVFLPYGFNTDLLINWTNDKRASQKYVERRVKGLSIFYKDMTGRTLDANTLKKVSRHVFRKSSGLVIGMDIGASTWFASNNLTPFNQVKSHTIFQLQGKFGVRWNNDEYDIDRYGDEIYLGGSSVELGVKVPAFKVNYYSDNYGDKLDYKRVVSVYLNYTYNFKH; this is translated from the coding sequence ATGAAAAAAGCTCTCTTACTAACTCTTTCTCTCTCGTTTTGGCTCCACGCTGAAAGGAATGGATTTTATTTAGGTTTAAATTTTGCAGAAGGAAGCTATATCAAAGGGCAAGGCAGCATCGGCGAAAAAGCTTCAGCAGAAAACGCCTTAAATGAAGCGATCAATAACGCAAAAAATTCATTATTCCCCCAACAAAACACAAAAGCCATAAGAGATGCGCAAAACGCTTTAAACAAAGTGAAAGATTCAACAAAGATCGCTAACCGATTCGCAGGAAATGGTGGATCGGGCGGTCTTTTTAACGAACTCAGCTTTGGGTATAAATATTTTTTGGGTAAAAAAAGGATTATAGGGTTTAGGCACTCTCTTTTTTTCGGTTACCAACTTGGTGGCGTTGGTTCTGTTCCTGGCAGCGGTTTAATCGTTTTTCTACCCTATGGTTTCAATACGGATTTGCTCATTAATTGGACTAACGATAAGCGAGCGTCCCAAAAATATGTTGAACGAAGGGTAAAAGGGCTCTCTATATTTTACAAAGATATGACCGGCAGAACGCTAGACGCTAATACATTAAAAAAAGTATCAAGGCATGTATTTAGAAAATCTTCAGGGCTTGTGATTGGCATGGATATAGGGGCTAGCACTTGGTTTGCAAGCAACAATCTCACCCCTTTCAATCAAGTCAAGAGCCACACGATTTTTCAGTTGCAAGGAAAATTTGGCGTTCGTTGGAATAATGATGAATACGATATTGATCGCTATGGCGATGAAATATATCTTGGAGGTTCTAGCGTGGAATTAGGGGTTAAAGTGCCAGCTTTTAAAGTCAATTACTACAGCGATAATTATGGGGATAAATTGGATTATAAAAGAGTGGTGAGCGTTTATCTTAACTATACATATAATTTTAAACATTAA